One part of the Solea solea chromosome 1, fSolSol10.1, whole genome shotgun sequence genome encodes these proteins:
- the kncn gene encoding kinocilin isoform X1, with product MNPVSVGEYHGLRVGSALLGIVAGCIIIGVSRECDADAVGGIFLGAGGLGLLISIYPFIKAWLNINHILPSFGNFRVHPAAAIPAPEQAIETIRRDGTQSQLNLERCKSRMGTFVDGGPVAETNPDEGPLGAEKSDFQKTSSDMPDVLSRWKQKPSSTDQDLP from the exons ATGAACCCTGTTAGTGTCGGGGAGTACCATGGGCTACGGGTGGGCTCAGCCTTGCTCGGCATTGTGGCAGGCTGCATCATCATTGGGGTCTCCAGGGAGTGTGATGCTGACGCTGTAGGAGGTATCTTCCTGGGAGCAGGGGGCCTTG GCCTTCTCATATCCATATATCCCTTCATCAAAGCCTGGCTGAACATCAACCACATTCTTCCATCCTTTG GAAATTTCCGAGTGCACCCTGCAGCTGCCATTCCTGCACCGGAACAAGCGATTGAAACCATAAGAAGAGATG GGACACAGAGTCAGCTTAATCTGGAACGTTGCAAGAGTCGCATGGGTACCTTTGTGGATGGGGGACCGGTGGCTGAGACCAATCCGGATGAGGG GCCATTGGGAGCAGAAAAGAGCGACTTTCAAAA GACATCTTCAGACATGCCAGATGTCTTATCAAGATGGAAACAAAAGCCGTCTTCTACCGATCAAGACCTGCCTTGA
- the kncn gene encoding kinocilin isoform X2, whose protein sequence is MNPVSVGEYHGLRVGSALLGIVAGCIIIGVSRECDADAVGGIFLGAGGLGLLISIYPFIKAWLNINHILPSFGNFRVHPAAAIPAPEQAIETIRRDGTQSQLNLERCKSRMGTFVDGGPVAETNPDEGTSSDMPDVLSRWKQKPSSTDQDLP, encoded by the exons ATGAACCCTGTTAGTGTCGGGGAGTACCATGGGCTACGGGTGGGCTCAGCCTTGCTCGGCATTGTGGCAGGCTGCATCATCATTGGGGTCTCCAGGGAGTGTGATGCTGACGCTGTAGGAGGTATCTTCCTGGGAGCAGGGGGCCTTG GCCTTCTCATATCCATATATCCCTTCATCAAAGCCTGGCTGAACATCAACCACATTCTTCCATCCTTTG GAAATTTCCGAGTGCACCCTGCAGCTGCCATTCCTGCACCGGAACAAGCGATTGAAACCATAAGAAGAGATG GGACACAGAGTCAGCTTAATCTGGAACGTTGCAAGAGTCGCATGGGTACCTTTGTGGATGGGGGACCGGTGGCTGAGACCAATCCGGATGAGGG GACATCTTCAGACATGCCAGATGTCTTATCAAGATGGAAACAAAAGCCGTCTTCTACCGATCAAGACCTGCCTTGA
- the tmem275a gene encoding transmembrane protein 275 yields the protein MVITDRNSGTPVPKKESQKKKRRKSRPHGLPSPALCCACGLCIMLAGLNITLVGAFAFSTLVPSANPPIIIGPILLLVAFSFFGACCVCSRLPPPHSSRRSKVGGKGGGLMGHTGLTGGAAFEIETSEHTLQDTTAVQLSPTSSPGSSRASSPEMEAPDAAPLSSCKLFTMETNGPPSVSATAVYSASTAAGGEVRLNLPREEVVT from the coding sequence ATGGTCATCACAGACAGAAACTCTGGAACTCCTGTACCTAAAAAGGAgtcgcagaagaagaagaggaggaaatctCGCCCTCATGGTCTGCCCTCTCCAGCCCTCTGCTGTGCCTGTGGCCTGTGCATCATGCTGGCAGGACTCAACATTACTCTGGTCGGAGCATTTGCCTTCAGCACACTGGTGCCTTCTGCCAACCCCCCGATCATCATCGGACCAATCCTTCTTCTGgtggccttttcttttttcggGGCCTGCTGTGTGTGCAGCCGCCTGCCGCCTCCCCACAGCTCACGGAGGTCAAAGGTGGGTGGCAAAGGGGGAGGACTGATGGGACACACTGGGCTAACTGGTGGCGCAGCATTTGAAATTGAGACCAGCGAGCACACTCTGCAGGATACTACAGCGGTGCAACTCAGCCCCACATCTTCCCCCGGATCGTCGCGGGCGTCCAGCCCAGAGATGGAGGCTCCTGATGCAGCACCACTAAGCTCCTGCAAACTCTTCACCATGGAGACCAACGGTCCTCCTTCTGTTTCTGCCACAGCAGTCTACTCGGcctccacagcagcaggaggggAGGTGAGGCTCAATCTGCCTCGTGAGGAAGTGGTCACCTAG